In Betta splendens chromosome 3, fBetSpl5.4, whole genome shotgun sequence, the genomic window CTGAATTTGGAGATGTTGTACGAGGCGTGACTGGTAAACACAGAACTCACCCAAGGAAAAGGGAAGGAAGGCCTCGCGCCTCACAAAATTGCCATTGCTGTCCAGAAACCTCTGGGGTGAGAAAACGCCGGGGTCGTTCCAGTACTTCTCATCGAAGTGCACCGAGTAGAGGTTCGTGATCACCATGGTGCCTTTGGGGATGGTGTAGCCATTGACGGTGGCATCCTGGGAGGTGGCGCGGAAAATCCCCAGCGGCACAATGTTGCAAAAGCGAAGGACCTCGTAAAGGACCGCTTCCACGTACGGCATCCTGTGTTTGTCCTCCAGAGTGGGCGGCCTCCCGTTGGTCAGCACGCCGTCGATCTCCCTGTGCACCCGCTCTACGGAACACAAGCCACGCGTCAACATGCGTCTCAGAATGAAATGTCGGTGCGTTGGGGGGACGTTCCTATCACAACTAACCTTGGACGTTGGGGTACAGAGCCATGTACAGCATGGCCCAGCGCAGGGTGTTGGTGGTTGTCTCtgtgccagcaatgatgagctcGCCCACCGAATAAATGAGGTTCTCGTGGGAGAAGGTGGACGTGGGGTCGTCCGCACTCTGCTCCAGCTCATCCAAGTAGGCGTCGACGTAGTGGCGAGGCACGTGGGCCACCCGGCCCTGTGAAAAAGTGTTtatgacctgcagcaggaagtcgTAGACCTCGGCCGCGTTGTGGAAAAGCTTCTGGTGCTTCCCAAAGGGCACGTACTCCAGCCAGGGGAAGGCGTTGTAGAGGAAGGCCCAGCCGCTCGCCGCCAGCTCCACGTTCTCGCTGAAGATCTCCATCATGTGCCGGAAGTTGTGGTCGTCGTAGGTGAAGCGCCGCCCGAATATGATCAGGTTGGTGATGTTGGACACGGCGTTGGTCACCAGGTGTTTGGGGTTGAAGGGTTTCCCCTTGTGCTCATCAATGGCGTCCACGAAGAACATGCTCTCCTCTGAGATCTTCCTCTCGAACAGCCTCTGGCCGCTGCCGAAGTAGCGGAAGGAGTTGGAGGCCAGTTTACGGTGTTCCACCCAACCTTTGCCGTATTTACAGTTAAGAAGCCCTGTGGGTGACAGGGATGGAGGACATGAGAACAGAACAATCACCTGGATCGTGCATTTCTGCATGCACCGCTCGCCTATCGCTGCTTCTCACCGCCCATCTTGGTCATTTTCTCGAACAAAGGCAGCGACGGTCGATCAGCGAACACGTCGCCCTGGTTGTAGAGACACTCCTTGACACAGTCGTATCCGTTCAACACAACAGTCAGGATGCCACCCAGGTCCAGGCTGAAAATCTGGAGGGGACACATTACAGACAGAAGAACGTGAGCGCGGTAGTGTTGTAGCACCAGTTCATGGCATTTGTCACTACTCTCtagtgcatcatcatcatcatcatcatcatcatcagctggcTGTCGGTTCCCCTTTCAGCCCATTAAAAGCTCTAGGTCATCTGAACAAACGTCCAGCGTTGCCTGCAGTGTTTAACAATGGAACATGCATTGTGTCGCTAAAAGGAAGTCAGACTGCCCTTATATGTCTTTCAGGGAGGAGGCTTGAAGCTCTAGGAGCCCCTGATTTGCCGGCTAATCTCCCACACTGAACCCGCGGGTCGCCAGATGTTAGGGCGAGTCGCTTTTGTTCGTTTCATAACTCCTTCCcggtgcgtgcgcgcgcgtgcgtgcgcgggATGTGTGTCACGAAAGGCCGAAACAtctcttatctttcaggtcacgCACGGCATCGTTCGCAGATCTCCTTTAAGCGCCCCGTTACCTGTCCGTGAACTTCACTCTGCTTCTTGAGGAAGACGTGCGGCTCCGTGGCCAGTGAGAAGATGTTGCCTATCACGGGGATGGGAGACGGGCCCGGAGGGAACCCCGGGGGCCTCCTCTGCTTGACGAGCTggcggagcagcaggacagcgagCAGCACGACGGTCAGACTGCCCAGGGCGAGCAGAGCCTGCGCGGACGACGCCGGCACCAGCCGCGGCGCTTTAATTGAAACCATCTTCTCGCTGCTTGACTGCCTCCGCTGACTAAGCCTTCTCCTCGCACGGGCTCGCGCACATATGTATCATCTTGCACACGTCCATCCCCCGCCTCCAAGCCCGAGATTGGCCAGTCAGCTGTCGGCGAACCTTGATCTGCGCTCGATCCACTTCTGGTGATGAGGAGAGGGATTTGCGGAATGATTAGGAGGGGTTTTGGCCCCTCCTAATCATATTGCCTTACGTGTAAAAATATCCATGTTTTGGAATTGATGATTCTATAACTGCGATAAAGGCGCATAAACGGCGCATATTGCCCACGCACTGCTTAACAATGAtaattcttttatttaaatatctCGTAACTGTGTTGACACGGAGAAGGAACATCAACACCGTTGTTCCC contains:
- the LOC114851861 gene encoding vitamin D 25-hydroxylase, producing MVSIKAPRLVPASSAQALLALGSLTVVLLAVLLLRQLVKQRRPPGFPPGPSPIPVIGNIFSLATEPHVFLKKQSEVHGQIFSLDLGGILTVVLNGYDCVKECLYNQGDVFADRPSLPLFEKMTKMGGLLNCKYGKGWVEHRKLASNSFRYFGSGQRLFERKISEESMFFVDAIDEHKGKPFNPKHLVTNAVSNITNLIIFGRRFTYDDHNFRHMMEIFSENVELAASGWAFLYNAFPWLEYVPFGKHQKLFHNAAEVYDFLLQVINTFSQGRVAHVPRHYVDAYLDELEQSADDPTSTFSHENLIYSVGELIIAGTETTTNTLRWAMLYMALYPNVQERVHREIDGVLTNGRPPTLEDKHRMPYVEAVLYEVLRFCNIVPLGIFRATSQDATVNGYTIPKGTMVITNLYSVHFDEKYWNDPGVFSPQRFLDSNGNFVRREAFLPFSLGRRQCLGEQLARMEMFLFFTTLLQRFHLQFPPGAVPTVAPKLGMTLQPKPYSICAVRRQQKVHCPGDTPHCQ